A stretch of Ursus arctos isolate Adak ecotype North America unplaced genomic scaffold, UrsArc2.0 scaffold_4, whole genome shotgun sequence DNA encodes these proteins:
- the JAM2 gene encoding junctional adhesion molecule B isoform X5, which translates to MARRSRHRLLLLLLRYLVVALGYHKAYGFSAPKDHQVVTAIEYQEVILACKYPKKTISSRLEWKKLGRSVSFVYYQQALQGDFKDRAEMIDFSIRIKNVTRTDAGKYRCEVSAPSEQGQNLEEDTVTLEVLVAPAVPSCEVPNSALSGTVVELRCQDKEGNPAPEYTWFKDGVPLSENPKLGSQSTNSSYTMNTKSGTLQFNTVSKLDSGEYSCEARNSVGHRRCPGKRMQVDDLNISGIIAAVVVVALVISVCGLGVCYAQRKGYFSSKKSSSASKATTMSENDFKHTKSFII; encoded by the exons ATCATAAGGCCTATGGATTCTCTGCCCCAAAAGACCATCAGGTGGTCACAGCAATAGAGTATCAAG AGGTTATTTTAGCCTGTAAATACCCAAAGAAGACCATTTCCTCCAGATTAGAGTGGAAGAAACTGGGCCGGAGTGTCTCCTTTGTCTACTACCAACAGGCTCTTCAAG gtGATTTTAAAGATCGAGCCGAGATGATAGATTTCAGTATACGGATCAAAAATGTTACAAGAACTGATGCTGGGAAATATCGCTGTGAAGTTAGCGCCCCATCTGAACAAGGCCAAAACCTGGAAGAAGATACGGTCACTCTAGAAGTCCTAG TGGCTCCGGCAGTTCCATCCTGTGAAGTACCCAATTCTGCTCTGAGTGGGACTGTGGTAGAGCTGCGATGTCAAGACAAAGAAGGGAATCCCGCTCCTGAGTACACATGGTTTAAGGATGGCGTCCCTTTGTCAGAGAATCCAAAACTTGGCTCCCAAAGCACCAACAGCTCCTATACAATGAATACAAAATCCGGAACTCTG CAATTTAACACTGTTTCAAAACTAGACAGTGGAGAATATTCCTGTGAAGCCCGTAATTCTGTTGGACATCGCAGGTGTCCGGGGAAACGAATGCAAGTAG ATGATCTCAACATAAGTGGCATCATAGCAGCTGTGGTAGTTGTGGCCTTAGTGATTTCTGTTTGTGGCCTTGGCGTGTGCTATGCTCAGAGGAAAGGCTACTTTTCAAGTAA GAAGAGTAGCTCTGCATCTAAAGCCACCACAATGAGTGAAAAT gATTTCAAGCATACAAAAtcctttataatttaa
- the JAM2 gene encoding junctional adhesion molecule B isoform X4 yields MARRSRHRLLLLLLRYLVVALGYHKAYGFSAPKDHQVVTAIEYQEVILACKYPKKTISSRLEWKKLGRSVSFVYYQQALQGDFKDRAEMIDFSIRIKNVTRTDAGKYRCEVSAPSEQGQNLEEDTVTLEVLVAPAVPSCEVPNSALSGTVVELRCQDKEGNPAPEYTWFKDGVPLSENPKLGSQSTNSSYTMNTKSGTLQFNTVSKLDSGEYSCEARNSVGHRRCPGKRMQVDDLNISGIIAAVVVVALVISVCGLGVCYAQRKGYFSKETSFQKSSSASKATTMSENDFKHTKSFII; encoded by the exons ATCATAAGGCCTATGGATTCTCTGCCCCAAAAGACCATCAGGTGGTCACAGCAATAGAGTATCAAG AGGTTATTTTAGCCTGTAAATACCCAAAGAAGACCATTTCCTCCAGATTAGAGTGGAAGAAACTGGGCCGGAGTGTCTCCTTTGTCTACTACCAACAGGCTCTTCAAG gtGATTTTAAAGATCGAGCCGAGATGATAGATTTCAGTATACGGATCAAAAATGTTACAAGAACTGATGCTGGGAAATATCGCTGTGAAGTTAGCGCCCCATCTGAACAAGGCCAAAACCTGGAAGAAGATACGGTCACTCTAGAAGTCCTAG TGGCTCCGGCAGTTCCATCCTGTGAAGTACCCAATTCTGCTCTGAGTGGGACTGTGGTAGAGCTGCGATGTCAAGACAAAGAAGGGAATCCCGCTCCTGAGTACACATGGTTTAAGGATGGCGTCCCTTTGTCAGAGAATCCAAAACTTGGCTCCCAAAGCACCAACAGCTCCTATACAATGAATACAAAATCCGGAACTCTG CAATTTAACACTGTTTCAAAACTAGACAGTGGAGAATATTCCTGTGAAGCCCGTAATTCTGTTGGACATCGCAGGTGTCCGGGGAAACGAATGCAAGTAG ATGATCTCAACATAAGTGGCATCATAGCAGCTGTGGTAGTTGTGGCCTTAGTGATTTCTGTTTGTGGCCTTGGCGTGTGCTATGCTCAGAGGAAAGGCTACTTTTCAA AAGAGACCTCGTTCCA GAAGAGTAGCTCTGCATCTAAAGCCACCACAATGAGTGAAAAT gATTTCAAGCATACAAAAtcctttataatttaa